The Natronosporangium hydrolyticum nucleotide sequence CACCACGCCCTCACCCTCGTCCACTAACCGCATCGGGGTGGGCTCCGGCACGATCTCCAACCGTCCGTCTCGGAAGACGATGTCGAGAGGCTGCCCTGGCGCCAGACCGAGCGCGTCCCGGAGCGCTTTGGGGATCACGACGCGGCCGGCCGCGTCGATGGCAGTTCTCATGGCACGATCATACCATCGAATCTGGCGAACTCGCTGCGCTGGCCTTTCCGGCGGCCACCCTGGCGGCCCAGCGACGTTTGTGTTAACAGGTCTCGTAGGCCCTCGGGGCGGGCTACTGATCCGCTGCGGTCTCCGCCGGCGGCCGCAGTGGACACCCGCGAAGGCTGTACGCGAACAGCCCGGCCACGGCCAGTGCGGTGGCGCAGACCGCGGCCGCGGTGGCGTCGGTGGGCTGGATCAGCCAGGCCAGGAGCTGGGTCCCGAGCCGCTCACTCGGCTGCATGAACGGCATGATCGCCACCAGCGTCCAGCCCAGCGGCGGCAGCCAGGACAGCGCCGCACCGAACAGCGCCGCCCCCAGGGCGACCAGCCCGACCAGCCCGACGGTGTTGCGCACCACCAGCGTCAGCGGCTCGAACCGGGCGTCGGTGACGGTGGTGAGCAGCAACATCCCGACGATCACCGCGGTGGCCAGCGCCAGGTGCCCAGCCCGGCGGACCTGCCAGTTGACCGCCCCGGTGCGTTCCAACGCGTCGTCCGCCCCGGCCAGGGTGGCGCCGAACGCGACCACTGCCACCAGCACAGTGATGCTGATCATCCGCGGGTTGACGGTCACCGCATCGGAGAAATAGGACCAGGCCCCCCAGACCAGTGCGACCATGCCGATGGTGACCGCCAGCGCCAGCGGGACCCGCCGGGCCCGCAGGTGGAGCCGCAGCCCGCTCACGGCGCCTGCTCCCCGGTGATCAGTGCCGCCGCGTCGTCCATCCGGCAGTCCAGTGCGGCCTCCCGAGCGGCTCCCATCCGCCGCTGCTGTTCGGCCTCCGGCAACGCGATCAGCTCCTGGTAGACCTCGTTCGCCTCGGCGACGGCGGCATCGTCCAACCACCCCCGCGGTGTCGGCGGTTGGTCGGTCAGCCAGGCGGCGGCAGCCTCCTCGGCGACGGCCCCGATCCGGTACCAGGTGCCGATTTCGCCGCACGCCTGGCGCCAGCCGGCGGAGAGCAGGTCGTGCTCCCAGCCCCCGGCAAAGTAGCCGGCCTGGAGATCGGCCCGCCCGGTCCGGTCAAAGAACGGGCGGTCGAAGACCAGGTCGTCGGCTGGATTCCGGACCGACGGCGGGGCGTCCACCGGCAGCGCCCAGTTCTCGACCTCCGCGCTCTGCACCGCCCGGTTGGGCGGGTTGGGGAGTTTCTCCGCCATCAATCGCAGCGTCTGCCGAGCCGGCGCCACCACGTCGGGCAGCAGCGCGGCGTGCACCTTTCGCACACACACCGGCGGCCCATCGGTGTCGCACACCAGCTCGGTGGCGGTGGCGTCGATCTGCGCCGCACCGCTGTAGCCGTCGGTCGGCAGCAGCGGCACCACCGCCGCGCCGGCCAACAACCCCGGCAGCACCGCCAGCGCAAGCACGCGGCGGCTGGCCGCGGCGAGCAGCAGGAAGCCGGTCACGGCGACCGCCACCAGCCATCCGGTCTGCAGCGCGCTGACCCCGACCGGCATGACCTGAAACTCGTCGACGCCGTCGATAGTCACCGGGTTGAGCAGCATCGACGCCGGTTCGGGCCGGACCTTCTCGAAGTAGTCGTTGTAGCTCATCGACGTTACGACCTGCGGCAGCACTCCCGTCACGACGAACCCGACCACCGCCAGCACCGGCGCGGTCACGATCCGGGGTACCGCCCGGCCGGCCGCCATCCCCAGCCAGCCGGCGGCGATCAACGCCGGAACGCCGACCGCGACCGTCGGCAGCGCTCCGACCGGGAAGTACCCGGCGATCGGCGCCACCAGCGCCACACCGGGGAGGAGCATCAGCAGATACCCGACGGTCAGGGCGAGCGCGAAGCCCACGGCGAGCGGAGCGAGCCGCTGCCAGCGGGGCCGCGGCGCGGTGCTGAAGAGCTCGTTGACCCGGTGCCGCCGGTCGCGGCGGCCGAGCCACGCCCCGCCGGCCAACGCCCCCGGAATGAGCAGCACCAGCGCCGCCCGCCCGGTGAACGCCCACTGGGTCCACCGGCCGGCGAACAGGTCCGTGCCGGTCGCCGTCAGCCCCAGCCCAGCCACCAGCAGCACCAGGGTGATGCCGATGATCGCCGAGCGGCGTACCTCGATGCCCATGATCAGCCCGGTCATGCCGCCGCCCTCCCCCGGTGCACCCGCAGCAGCGCGGAGTAGCCGCGCTCGATGGCGCTGTCCCCGGCGTCGCCCTGGCCGCCCTGCTCCGCCAACTGCGCCGGGGCGCCCTGCCACGCCAGTCGACCCTGGTCGACGAGCACCACCTCGGTGCAGGCCGCCGCGACGTCCTCGACCAGGTGGGTGGAGACCAGCACGCAGGTGTCCTGGCCGAGGTCGCGGAGCAGGTCCCGGAAGCTCATCCGCTGCTCCGGGTCCAGCCCGACGGTCGGCTCGTCGAGCAGCAGCACCTCCGGGTCGTTGACGATCGCCTGGGCGATGCCGGCCCGCCGCAGCATGCCGCCGGAGAGCGTCTTCAGCTTGGAGTCGGCCCGGTCAGCCAGGCCGACCCGCTCGACCGCCCGCTGCACCGCACCCGGCACCTCCGCTTTCGGCAGCTCCTTCAACCAGGCCAGGTACTCGACGAACTCCCGCACGGTGAACCGCGGATAGTAGCCGAAGTGCTGTGGCAGGTAGCCGAGCTGACGGCGTACCCCGCGCAGGTCGGCTCGGCCGGTGACCTCCTGCCCGAGCAGGGTCAGCCGGCCTCCGGCCGGCTTGATCACCGTGGCCAGGGCCCGCATCAGCGTGGTCTTGCCGGCGCCGTTGGGGCCGAGCAGGCCGTGCACGCCGGTGCCGAGCGCCAGGCTCAGACGGTCGACCGCGAGGTGGCGTCCGGCTCGGACGACCAGGTCCTGGGCCTGCACCGCCCAGGTGTACGTGGGGGGTGCGGTCTCCGCCGCGCTGACGGCACGCATCATCAACTCCGGTTTCGGTCGGGAACGGGGTTCAGGTAGACGGCTGGGAACCGGCTTCAGGTAGACAGGTCGAACCGGCTGACCGGCAGCCGGCGGTAGGCTCCCGCCCGGATGAGCAGCACGGCCACCAGCACGGCCAGCACCGCCGCCCAACCGGGCCAGCTGCTGAGTTCCAAAATGGTCGGCAGCCGCTGGCCGACCAGGCTCGGCACCACCAC carries:
- a CDS encoding AbrB/MazE/SpoVT family DNA-binding domain-containing protein, with the protein product MRTAIDAAGRVVIPKALRDALGLAPGQPLDIVFRDGRLEIVPEPTPMRLVDEGEGVVAVADVEMPPLTVDLVRETLEQVRR
- a CDS encoding ABC transporter ATP-binding protein, with the protein product MMRAVSAAETAPPTYTWAVQAQDLVVRAGRHLAVDRLSLALGTGVHGLLGPNGAGKTTLMRALATVIKPAGGRLTLLGQEVTGRADLRGVRRQLGYLPQHFGYYPRFTVREFVEYLAWLKELPKAEVPGAVQRAVERVGLADRADSKLKTLSGGMLRRAGIAQAIVNDPEVLLLDEPTVGLDPEQRMSFRDLLRDLGQDTCVLVSTHLVEDVAAACTEVVLVDQGRLAWQGAPAQLAEQGGQGDAGDSAIERGYSALLRVHRGRAAA